In Eleutherodactylus coqui strain aEleCoq1 chromosome 4, aEleCoq1.hap1, whole genome shotgun sequence, the following are encoded in one genomic region:
- the ZNF503 gene encoding zinc finger protein 503: MICSPPAAANRVSPAVQESGESPGTRSATHRAFVHAVPPSDPLRQAGRLPIKVLKMLTARSGHILHPEYLQPLPSTPVSPIELDAKKSPLALLAQTCSQIGKPDPTPSKLSSVSGSSAAADKEKSGPLKLSDIGAEDKSSFKPYSKPPDKKEPSSGDKSGFRVPSAACPPFTPRTGSPSSPRTPPPSAEPKASGGGEDKKEPEPCAKSGQSEGGRHGRLSAELTPNHSEGCKSLSAAPSPTPVSSSSSSGSVLGSGLVAPVSPYKPGHTVFPLPPAGMSYPGALSGAYAGYPPQFLAHGVSLDPTKGSSLVGAQLSSLGCSSKSAASSPLTGASPPSVMTASLCRDPYCLSYHCTSQLGASATCSHDLKSGYPLVYPSHALHGVSPPSLPGHPLYPYGFMLPNDPLPHVCNWVSATGPCDKRFSSSEELLGHLRTHTAFPGAADKLLPGYPSSSSLAAAAMACHMHMPPAGASPSHLTLRSPHHHPLGLSSTRYHPYSKSPLPSGGAPVPMPAATGHYYSPYALYGQRLTTASALGYQ, encoded by the exons ATGATCTGCTCGCCACCGGCTGCTGCCAACCGTGTGAGTCCTGCAGTCCAGGAGAGCGGAGAGAgcccggggacgaggagcgccaCACACCGGGCGTTCGTTCACGCCGTGCCCCCCAGCGACCCTCTGCGCCAGGCCGGCCGGCTGCCCATCAAAGTGCTCAAGATGCTGACAGCCCGCAGTGGACACATCCTGCACCCCGAGTACCTGCAGCCCCTACCGTCCACTCCGGTCAGCCCCATAGAG CTGGACGCCAAGAAGAGCCCGCTCGCCCTCCTCGCCCAGACCTGCTCCCAGATCGGCAAGCCGGACCCGACCCCGTCCAAGCTGTCCTCGGTGAGCGGATCGTCCGCGGCCGCCGACAAGGAGAAGTCCGGCCCGCTGAAGCTCAGTGACATCGGCGCGGAGGACAAGTCCAGCTTCAAGCCGTACTCCAAGCCCCCGGACAAAAAGGAGCCCTCCTCCGGGGACAAGTCCGGCTTCCGAGTGCCCAGCGCCGCCTGCCCTCCGTTCACCCCCAGGACTGGCAGCCCGAGCTCCCCTCGCACCCCGCCGCCATCCGCTGAGCCCAAAGCCTCCGGCGGAGGAGAGGACAAGAAGGAGCCGGAGCCGTGCGCCAAGAGCGGCCAGTCCGAGGGCGGCAGACACGGCCGGCTCAGCGCGGAGCTCACCCCGAACCACTCGGAGGGCTGCAAGAGCCTGTCGGCGGCTCCGTCCCCCACCCCGGTGTCCTCTTCCAGCTCCTCCGGCTCTGTGCTGGGCTCCGGCCTGGTGGCGCCGGTGTCCCCCTACAAGCCCGGACACACTGTGTTCCCGCTGCCCCCGGCTGGCATGTCGTACCCCGGCGCATTGAGTGGAGCCTACGCCGGGTACCCCCCGCAGTTTCTCGCTCATGGAGTTTCTCTGGACCCCACGAAGGGGAGCTCTTTGGTGGGAGCGCAGCTGAGCAGCCTGGGGTGTTCCAGCAAGTCTGCCGCCTCCAGCCCACTGACCGGGGCATCGCCACCCTCGGTAATGACTGCCAGCCTGTGCCGGGACCCGTACTGCCTCAGCTACCACTGCACCTCCCAGCTGGGGGCCAGTGCCACCTGCAGCCACGACCTCAAATCAGGATACCCCCTGGTGTACCCCAGCCACGCGCTGCACGGGGTCTCGCCGCCCTCTCTGCCCGGGCACCCCCTCTACCCCTATGGCTTCATGCTTCCCAATGACCCCCTGCCCCACGTATGTAACTGGGTATCGGCCACAGGGCCTTGTGACAAGCGCTTCTCCTCCTCCGAGGAGCTGCTCGGCCACCTACGGACACATACCGCCTTCCCAGGAGCAGCGGACAAGTTATTACCCGGTTACCCTAGTTCTTCATCCCTGGCAGCCGCTGCCATGGCCTGCCACATGCACATGCCGCCCGCAGGGGCCTCGCCCAGCCATCTGACTCTACGTAGCCCTCACCACCACCCCCTGGGACTCAGCAGCACCCGCTACCATCCATACTCCAAGAGCCCTCTGCCCTCAGGTGGGGCGCCGGTGCCGATGCCAGCCGCCACAGGACACTACTACTCCCCGTATGCACTGTACGGCCAGAGACTCACCACAGCCTCTGCTCTGGGATACCAGTGA